The Coffea arabica cultivar ET-39 chromosome 1e, Coffea Arabica ET-39 HiFi, whole genome shotgun sequence genome has a window encoding:
- the LOC113733981 gene encoding piezo-type mechanosensitive ion channel homolog isoform X5, with the protein MDFLMSIREGSLTEQLLPSRHPFFIRELRSGVRHANVFLRRTVFRYFTINFFTYGFPVSLFALTFWSFHFASICAFGLLAYVGYILYVFPSLFRLHRLNGLLLVFILLWAVSTYVFNVAFAFMNWKLGKDMEIWEMVGLWHYPIPGFFLLAQFCLGILVALGNLVNNTVFLCTSDEEGQSSKDYYKEEVNEETKVLIVATIAWGLRKCSRAIVLVLIFLIAMKPGFIHAVYVIFFFMYLLSHEISKRTRQSLILLCEANFAILYILQLNLVSKTLEKKGSLSMGILSQLGLLESDSSWDFLEIALLACFCAIHNHGFEMLFSFSAIVQHTPSPPVGFSILRAGLNKSVLLSVYATSSTRDSHDNASHEKRIALYLGAIGKKFLSVYRSFGTYIAFLTILLTVYLVRPNCLAFGYIFLLLVWIIGRQLVERTKRRLWFPLKAYAIIVFIFVYSLSIFPTFEAWMSAKFNLQLYFGYNPGSSLLENVWESLAIVVVMQLYSYERRQSKSVRSEESDFSQFGILGFIRRCLIWHSHKILLIALFYASLSPISAFGVLYLLGVVFCSTLSKASRIPSKSFLIYTGVLVTSEYLFQMWGEYAEMFPGQRHYDLSLLLGFQVYKPNFWGIEAGLRAKVLVIAACTLQYNVFHWLERMPTFLVDVVNSEEPCPLFVSAEDVLPVVSVPNGENDASSSFNERSSRKIGVTSSSLPTFSPGLYQSSHDVSTAGVGYKDHNTRKYSFGHIWGSVKESHKWNKKRILALRRERFEIQKTTLKIYLKFWIENMFNLFGLEINMIALLLASFALLNAISLLYIVSLAACALLERHILRKLWPMFVFLFSLILVFEYFAMWKHLMPLDPHVSSDTNVHCHDCWKISNLYFAHCRSCWLGLIVDDPRMLISYFVVFLLACFKLRADHASSFSGSFTYRQMVSQRKNAFVWRDLSFETKSMWTFLDYLRLYCYCHLLDLVLALVLITGTLEYDILHLGYLAFALIFFRMRLTILKKKNSIFKYLRIYNFGVIVLSLAYQSPFVGDFSGGKCETIDYIYEVIGFYKYDYGFRITSRSALVEIVIFVLVSLQSYMFSSPEFDYVFRYLEAEQIGAIVHEQEKKAAWKTEQFLHIRESEEKKRQRNFQVEKMKSEMLNLQIQLHNMNSTSACDDSSPASEGLRKRKNATVNTNMNSGILEKQDINTHPDSGFAFDLYGSPSNVRGESPFTMEFAKQPIESPLGEITELEECTSEGSFLESDRERKGRGQASENPLVSAVQLIGDGVSQVQSIGNQAVNNIVSFLNIAPEDSDTNEHTAAEEGVFQESESQNVRYACLDRASSVQSDRSRASDTASLQIGRIFGHIWSQMRSNNDVVCYICFVLVFLWNFSLLSMVYLAALFLYALCVNTGPSYTFWVIMLIYTEIYILIQYLYQIVIQHCGFSIQSSLLQELGFPTKRIKSSFVISTLPLFLVYLFTLVQSSITAKDGEWFSPGFSKGRLLHRKEVLQVSTLSGTAKELVQLVAKMVKMVISSCSTYWKSLTQEAESPPYFVQLSMDVHLWPEGGIQPERIESGINRLLQLVHDERCKNENHCSCASRVQIQSIEKSTENPNVALAVFEVVYASHSEECNAKEQYESLTPAADVAKEILEAHNAGFTEGIGFPYHIISAIGGGKREVDLYAYIFGADLSVFFLVAIFYQSVIKNKTEFLEVYQLEDQFPKEFVFILMAIFFLIVVDRVIYLCSFATGKVIFYLFNLILFTCAVTQYAWHMDTSQQNTAGLALRAIYLTKAISLSLQAMQIQYGVPHKSTLYRQFLTSKVSRVNYLGYRLYRALPFLYELRCVLDWSCTTTALTMYDWLKLEDINASLYLVKCDAVLNRARHKQGEKQTKWTKFCNGICLFFILICVIWAPMLMYSSGNPTNIANPINDATVQLDIKTGGGRLTLYQTTLCEKISWDQLNTVIDLDPQGYLDTYNVRDIQLVCCQSDASTLWLVPHMVQRRFLWSLNEEMNIKFSWILTRDRPKGKEVVKYERTVDPMDCPKPSEVEAVFNGTSSSFRVRNIYPRYFRVTGSGDVRPFEQEANDVSADLVLNNGNLEWWSFHDINSLDVSGCGGLKGPMAIIVSEETPQGFLGETLSKFSIWGLYITFVLAVGRFIRLQCSDLRMRIPYENLPSCDRLIAICEDIYAARAEGELGVEEILYWTLVKIYRSPHMLLEYTKPD; encoded by the exons ATGGATTTCCTTATGTCCATAAGAGAGGGAAGCTTGACCGAGCAACTTCTGCCCTCAAGGCATCCATTTTTTATTCGTGAATTGAG ATCTGGTGTAAGGCATGCAAATGTATTTTTAAGGAGAACAGTTTTCCGGTATTTCACTATCAACTTTTTCACGTATGGTTTTCCG GTCTCCTTGTTTGCACTTACATTTTGGAGCTTCCACTTCGCGAGTATATGTGCATTTGGATTGCTTGCATATGTTGGGTACATTTTATATGTTTTCCCTTCCTTGTTCCGTCTGCACCGATTAAATGGGTTGCTTCTTGTCTTTATTCTCTTGTGGGCGGTCAGCACATATGTCTTCAATGTGGCATTTGCTTTCATGAATTGGAAACTTGGAAAG GACATGGAAATCTGGGAGATGGTTGGGCTGTGGCATTATCCCATTCCTGGCTTCTTCCTACTTGCTCAATTTTGTCTTGGAATTCTTGTTGCTCTTGGTAACCTAGTTAACAATACTGTTTTTCTCTGCACATCAGATGAGGAGGGGCAGTCATCAAAGGACTACTACAAAGAGGAAG TGAATGAAGAAACCAAAGTCCTTATTGTGGCTACAATAGCTTGGGGATTGCGCAAATGTTCTCGTGCCATCGTACTGGTGCTGATATTCCTTATAGCAATGAAACCTGGTTTCATCCATGCCGTGTATG TGATATTCTTCTTCATGTATCTTTTGAGCCATGAAATCAGTAAAAGAACGCGCCAATCTCTGATTCTTCTTTGTGAGGCTAATTTTGCCATACTGTACATTCTTCAGCTTAATTTGGTCTCAAAAACTCTGGAGAAGAAAGGCTCCTTAAGCATGGGAATCCTTTCTCAGTTAG GTCTCCTTGAAAGTGATAGTTCTTGGGATTTCCTCGAAATAGCTCTGCTCGCATGCTTTTGTGCAATTCATAATCATGGGTTCGAAATGTTGTTTTCATTTTCTGCAATCGTACAGCACACACCCAGTCCTCCAGTTGGATTTAGCATTTTGAGAGCTGGATTGAATAAATCAGTTTTGCTGTCAGTCTATGCCACCTCAAGCACCAGGGACAGTCATGACAATGCCTCCCATG AGAAAAGAATTGCTCTGTATCTTGGCGCGATAGGGAAGAAATTTTTGTCTGTGTATAGATCATTTGGAACCTACATCGCGTTTCTGACCATTCTTCTAACAGTTTACCTGGTGAGGCCTAATTGTTTGGCATTTGGGTACATTTTCCTTCTCCTTGTCTGGATTATCGGAAGACAACTTGTGGAAAGAACAAAACGACGTCTTTGGTTTCCACTAAAAGCGTATGCAATCATAGTCTTCATTTTCGTCTATAGTTTGAGCATTTTCCCCACTTTTGAGGCTTGGATGTCTGCAAAATTCAATCTTCAgttgtattttggctataacccCGGTTCTTCATTACTGGAAAATGTTTGGGAGTCTTTAGCAATTGTAGTCGTAATGCAACTTTATAGCTATGAGAGGAGACAGAGCAAAAGTGTTAGATCAGAGGAATcagatttttctcaatttgggATTTTGGGGTTCATCAGACGCTGCCTAATCTGGCACAGTCATAAGATCCTGTTGATTGCATTGTTTTATGCTTCATTATCTCCAATAAGCGCATTTGGTGTTTTGTACCTTCTTGGTGTTGTCTTTTGTTCAACTTTATCTAAAGCTTCCCGAATTCCATCCAAATCATTCTTGATCTATACGGGTGTTCTAGTGACATCTGAGTATCTGTTTCAGATGTGGGGTGAATATGCTGAAATGTTTCCTGGACAAAGGCACTATGATCTATCCCTCCTCCTGGGGTTTCAGGTATACAAACCAAATTTCTGGGGTATAGAAGCTGGCTTGAGGGCAAAAGTTCTTGTGATTGCTGCATGTACCCTTCAGTATAATGTCTTCCATTGGTTGGAGAGGATGCCCACTTTTCTTGTAGATGTAGTTAATTCGGAGGAGCCTTGCCCACTTTTTGTCTCTGCAGAAGACGTCCTACCTGTTGTTTCAGTGCCCAATGGTGAAAATGACGCATCATCAAGTTTCAATGAACGATCTTCAAGAAAGATAGGAGTCACGAGTAGTTCATTGCCTACATTCAGCCCTGGTCTTTACCAATCATCTCATGATGTGTCCACGGCTGGAGTAGGATATAAGGATCACAATACTAGAAAATACTCATTTGGGCATATATGGGGGAGTGTGAAGGAGAGTCATAAGTGGAACAAGAAGAGGATTCTTGCCTTGAGAAGGGAGAGGTTTGAAATCCAAAAGACTACCTTGAAGATATATTTGAAGTTTTGGATAGAGAACATGTTTAACCTTTTTGGCCTTGAGATCAACATGATTGCTCTACTATTGGCCAGTTTTGCTCTTCTGAATGCAATTTCTTTGCTCTATATTGTATCACTTGCAGCTTGTGCTCTTTTAGAGCGGCATATACTTCGGAAACTATGGCCAATGTTCGTCTTCTTGTTTTCTCTTATCCTTGTGTTTGAATACTTTGCCATGTGGAAGCACCTCATGCCGTTGGATCCACATGTTTCAAGTGACACTAATGTGCATTGCCATGATTGCTGGAAAATCTCAAACTTATATTTTGCTCATTGCAGGAGCTGTTGGTTGG GGCTTATTGTTGATGATCCCCGAATGCTGATTAGCTACTTTGTCGTCTTCCTGCTTGCATGTTTTAAGCTCCGTGCAGATCATGCTTCAAGTTTCTCTGGATCATTTACATATCGCCAGATggtttctcaaaggaaaaacgCTTTTGTTTGGAGAGATCTGTCATTTGAAACCAAAAGCATGTGGACTTTCCTTGACTATTTGCGGCTTTATTGCTATTGTCATCTGTTAGATCTTGTGCTTGCTTTGGTTCTGATTACAGGAACCCTTGAATATGATATTCTGCACCTAGGATatcttgcttttgctttgatttTCTTTCGGATGAGGCTTAcgatattaaaaaagaaaaacagtatCTTTAAGTATCTGCGCATATACAATTTTGGAGTTATTGTTCTTTCTCTTGCATATCAATCTCCTTTTGTGGGTGATTTTAGTGGGGGAAAGTGTGAAACTATTGATTACATATATGAGGTGATTGGATTCTACAAATATGACTATGGGTTCCGGATAACCTCCAGATCTGCTTTAGTTGAGATAGTCATTTTTGTTCTGGTATCACTACAGTCATACATGTTTTCCTCCCCTGAGTTTGATTACGTATTTCGGTATCTTGAAGCGGAGCAAATTGGGGCTATTGTACATGAGCAAGAGAAGAAAGCTGCATGGAAAACTGAACAGTTTCTTCACATTCGTGAATCTGAAGAGAAAAAGCGCCAGCGCAACTTCCAAGTAGAGAAGATGAAGTCCGAGATGCTTAATTTACAAATCCAGCTTCATAATATGAACTCTACATCTGCATGTGATGACTCTTCTCCTGCAAGTGAAGGGCTTAGAAAGAGGAAGAATGCCACAGTAAATACAAATATGAACAGTGGAATTCTTGAAAAGCAGGATATTAATACTCATCCTGATTCAGGTTTTGCATTTGATCTGTACGGTTCTCCAAGTAATGTAAGAGGAGAGAGTCCTTTTACAATGGAATTTGCAAAGCAACCAATAGAATCTCCTCTTGGAGAGATCACTGAGCTTGAggaatgtacaagtgaaggttcaTTTCTGGAGTCTGACAGAGAAAGGAAAGGCAGAGGCCAAGCAAGTGAAAACCCTTTAGTCTCTGCTGTACAGTTGATTGGTGATGGTGtttctcaagtgcaatcaataGGAAACCAAGCAGTTAACAATATTGTGAGCTTTCTTAATATTGCACCTGAAGATTCAGATACAAATGAGCACACAGCTGCTGAGGAGGGGGTCTTTCAGGAGAGTGAGAGCCAAAATGTGAGGTACGCATGCTTGGATCGTGCCTCTTCTGTGCAATCTGACAGAAGTAGAGCATCTGACACTGCAAGTTTGCAGATTGGAAGGATCTTTGGCCATATTTGGTCTCAGATGCGGTCGAATAATGATGTTGTTTGTTACATTTGCTTTGTACTGGTATTTCTGTGGAACTTTAGTTTGCTTTCGATGGTTTATTTGGCAGCTCTATTCTTGTATGCTCTTTGTGTCAACACAGGGCCAAGTTACACTTTTTGGGTTATCATGCTAATCTACACTGAAATTTATATATTGATTCAGTACCTGTATCAAATTGTGATCCAACATTGTGGTTTCAGCATCCAGTCAAGCCTTCTTCAAGAACTTGGGTTTCCAACAAAGAGGATAAAGTCATCATTTGTGATAAGTACATTGCCTCTTTTTCTAGTGTATCTATTTACTCTTGTTCAGAGCTCTATAACTGCCAAAGACGGTGAATGGTTTTCGCCAGGGTTTAGTAAGGGGAGATTGTTGCACCGCAAGGAGGTTCTGCAGGTTTCTACTTTGAGTGGGACAGCAAAGGAGCTGGTCCAGCTAGTGGCAAAAATGGTCAAAATGGTGATTAGCAGCTGCAGTACATATTGGAAATCACTGACACAGGAAGCAGAATCTCCTCCATACTTTGTCCAGTTGTCTATGGATGTTCATTTGTGGCCAGAAGGTGGAATTCAACCAGAGAGGATAGAATCTGGAATTAATCGTCTGCTACAGCTTGTTCATGATGAGAGatgcaaaaatgaaaatcattgTTCTTGTGCTAGTAGGGTTCAAATTCAAAGTATTGAAAAGAGTACAGAAAACCCAAATGTTGCCTTAGCTGTTTTTGAGGTGGTTTATGCCTCACATAGTGAGGAATGTAATGCCAAAGAACAGTACGAGTCCCTAACACCAGCGGCTGATGTAGCAAAAGAGATCCTTGAAGCACATAATGCTGGTTTTACAGAGGGAATTGGATTTCCTTACCATATAATCTCTGCTATTGGAGGTGGTAAAAGAGAAGTTGATCTCTATGCCTACATATTTGGTGCAGACTTGtctgttttctttttggttGCTATTTTCTATCAATCTGTCATAAAAAACAAAACTGAGTTTCTCGAGGTTTATCAGCTTGAGGACCAATTTCCCAAAGAGTTCGTATTTATTCTAATG GCTATCTTCTTCTTGATCGTAGTTGATCGTGTTATCTACCTCTGTTCTTTTGCCACAGGAAAAGTTATATTCTATCTGTTCAATCTTATCCTTTTTACCTGTGCGGTCACACAGTATGCCTGGCACATGGATACCTCCCAGCAAAACACTGCAGGTTTAGCTCTTCGTGCAATATATCTGACTAAAGCAATTTCTCTGTCACTACAAGCTATGCAAATCCAATATGGGGTACCACATAAGAGCACCCTGTACCGGCAGTTCCTCACCAGCAAAGTTTCCCGAGTGAATTATCTAGGTTATCGGCTTTACCGTGCCCTGCCTTTTCTATATGAACTACGATGTGTTCTTGATTGGTCGTGCACTACAACAGCATTGACAATGTATGATTGGCTGAAG TTGGAGGACATTAATGCAAGCTTGTACCTCGTCAAATGTGATGCTGTTCTTAATAGGGCTAGACACAAGCAAGGGGAGAAGCAGACCAAATGGACCAAGTTTTGCAATGGGATATGCTTATTCTTCATTTTAATTTGTGTAATTTGGGCTCCTATGCTG ATGTATAGCAGTGGTAATCCAACAAATATTGCGAATCCCATAAATGATGCAACTGTTCAGCTTGATATCAAGACAGGTGGTGGAAGGTTGACGTTGTACCAGACCACTCTTTGTGAAAAAATTTCGTGGGATCAGCTGAACACAGTCATTGATCTTGATCCTCAAGGTTATTTGGATACATACAATGTGCGTGACATCCAACTGGTTTGCTGTCAATCTGATGCGAGTACTTTGTGGCTTGTCCCTCATATGGTGCAGAGAAGGTTCCTTTGGTCTCTCAATGAAGAGATGAATATCAAGTTTTCTTGGATTCTTACCAGAGACAGACCAAAGGGCAAGGAAGTTGTTAAATATGAAAGAACAGTTGATCCAATGGATTGCCCAAAACCATCAGAGGTTGAGGCAGTGTTTAATGGCACTAGTAGTAGTTTTCGGGTGCGAAACATCTATCCAAGATATTTTCGCGTTACTGGTTCGGGTGATGTTAGGCCTTTTGAACAGGAG GCTAACGATGTCAGTGCTGACCTTGTCCTTAATAATGGGAATTTGGAATGGTGGTCCTTTCATGATATCAATTCGTTGGATGTTAGTGGCTGTGGAGGGTTAAAAGGGCCAATGGCCATCATTGTATCAGAAGAAACCCCAC AGGGTTTCCTTGGCGAGACGCTCAGCAAATTCAGTATCTGGGGCCTGTACATTACATTTGTGCTAGCAGTTGGACGCTTTATCAGACTTCAGTGCTCTGATTTGCGAATGAGGATCCCATACGAGAATCTTCCTTCTTGCGACAG GTTGATCGCCATCTGTGAGGATATATATGCTGCTAGAGCAGAGGGAGAACTTGGAGTAGAAGAGATCCTATATTGGACGCTGGTGAAGATTTACAGGTCACCTCATATGTTGCTTGAGTACACGAAGCCAGACTAG